In Spea bombifrons isolate aSpeBom1 chromosome 12, aSpeBom1.2.pri, whole genome shotgun sequence, the following proteins share a genomic window:
- the RIC8A gene encoding synembryn-A isoform X2 translates to MDLDGILEKLEAGEQELVQKTLMEYNKENSQCFFFNAEQREQRKKLGEMVIKILERDLQPSCQVVCLETIRILSRDKHGLSSFTTPSAMHILAQYAGLDYSEEVEVPRIPDSESVVEALKGLCNIIYNSVEAQEMAKELRLVRGLARRLKLYNETRSSHESKFFDLRLLFLLTALRVDVRRQLAQELRGVSLLTDALESTLALKWSDIYEVVTDRLAPPLGKEETERVMEILKTLFNITFDISRREVDEEDAALYRHLAAILRHCLLRQSDGEDRTEEFHGHTVNLLVNLPLMCLDVLLTPKVEHGSVEYMGMNMDTVEVLLQFLDRRLDRGHKLRETLTPVLNLLTESSRVHRETRKFLRAKVLPPLRDVKNRPEVGNTLRNKLVRLMTHVDTDVKHCAAEFLFVLCKENVSRFVKYTGYGNAAGLLAARGLLAGGRGEGHYSEDEDTDTEEYREAKPNINPVTGRVEEKQPNPMDGMTEEQKEYEAMKLVSMFDKLSREQIIQPMGVTSDGRLEALDEAAQKMLQQQESSDLESDSD, encoded by the exons ATGGATCTGGATGGCATTCTGGAGAAGCTGGAAGCAGGGGAGCAGGAGCTGGTCCAGAAGACCCTGATGGAGTATAATAAGGAG aattcacagtgttttttctttaatgcaGAACAGAGGGAGCAGCGTAAG AAACTTGGAGAGATGGTAATAAAGATCTTGGAACGAGACCTGCAGCCTTCTTGTCAGGTGGTCTGCTTGGAAACTATCCGCATTTTATCTCGGGACAAGCACGGCTTGTCCTCCTTCACCACCCCTTCAGCAATGCACATCCTCGCTCAGTACGCGGGGCTGGACTATTCAGAAGAGGTCGAAGTTCCACGTATCCCAGACAGCGAGAGCGTCGTTGAAGCGCTGAAGGGACTGTGCAACATCATATATAACAGCGTGGAAGCCCAGGAGATGGCCAAGGAGCTGCGTCTGGTGCGTGGCCTAGCTCGACGTCTAAAGCTATATAATGAAACCCGGTCGTCCCACGAGAGCAAGTTCTTCGACCTTCGACTTCTCTTCCTCCTCACTGCTCTGAGGGTGGATGTGCGGAGACAGCTGGCCCAAGAGCTCAGGGGTGTGAGTCTCCTAACCGATGCCTTGGAAAGTACCCTGGCACTGAAGTGGTCTGATATTTACGAGGTGGTGACAGACCGTCTCGCTCCTCCTCTGGGCAAAGAGGAGACGGAGAGGGTTATGGAAATCCTGAAGACCCTCTTCAACATCACCTTTGACATCAGCCGCAGAGAGGTAGACGAG GAAGACGCTGCTCTCTATCGCCACCTGGCAGCTATCCTCAGGCACTGCTTGCTCCGGCAGAGCGATGGGGAGGACCGAACAGAAGAGTTTCATGG ACACACCGTGAACCTTCTGGTTAACCTACCCCTCATGTGCCTCGATGTTCTGCTGACCCCCAAAGTAGAGCATGGCTCGGTGGAGTACATGGGAATGAACATGGACACGGTAGAAGTCCTCCTACAGTTCCTCGACAGAAGACTGGACAGG GGTCACAAGTTACGGGAAACATTAACGCCCGTCCTAAACCTGCTCACGGAAAGTTCACGAGTTCATCGCGAGACGCGAAAGTTCCTCCGCGCAAAG GTTCTTCCACCTCTGAGAGATGTGAAAAATCGCCCGGAAGTGGGTAACACGCTGCGCAATAAGCTGGTGCGACTGATGACGCACGTCGATACAGACGTGAAGCATTGTGCCGCCGAGTTCCTGTTTGTCCTTTGCAAGGAAAACG TGTCTCGTTTCGTGAAATATACGGGCTACGGCAATGCGGCCGGCTTGCTTGCTGCACGTGGACTCCTGGCAGGCGGACGAGGGGAAGGTCATTACTCAGAAGACGAGGACACCGATACAGAAGAGTACAGAGAAGCCAAACCCAA cATTAACCCTGTGACTGGCCGTGTAGAAGAAAAGCAACCCAACCCAATGGACGGAATGACAGAAGAACAGAAGGAGTACGAGGCCATGAAGCTAGTCAGTATGTTTGACAAATTATCCAG GGAACAGATCATCCAGCCGATGGGGGTAACGTCCGACGGTAGATTAGAAGCTCTGGATGAGGCCGCGCAGAAGATGCTGCAACAACAAGAGTCATCGGACTTGGAGTCCGACTCGGACTAA
- the RIC8A gene encoding synembryn-A isoform X3 has product MDLDGILEKLEAGEQELVQKTLMEYNKENSQCFFFNAEQREQRKFKKKKFRDWVAKSDSDYDSDYSDDQEVKMREKLGEMVIKILERDLQPSCQVVCLETIRILSRDKHGLSSFTTPSAMHILAQYAGLDYSEEVEVPRIPDSESVVEALKGLCNIIYNSVEAQEMAKELRLVRGLARRLKLYNETRSSHESKFFDLRLLFLLTALRVDVRRQLAQELRGVSLLTDALESTLALKWSDIYEVVTDRLAPPLGKEETERVMEILKTLFNITFDISRREVDEEDAALYRHLAAILRHCLLRQSDGEDRTEEFHGHTVNLLVNLPLMCLDVLLTPKVEHGSVEYMGMNMDTVEVLLQFLDRRLDRGHKLRETLTPVLNLLTESSRVHRETRKFLRAKVLPPLRDVKNRPEVGNTLRNKLVRLMTHVDTDVKHCAAEFLFVLCKENVSRFVKYTGYGNAAGLLAARGLLAGGRGEGHYSEDEDTDTEEYREAKPNINPVTGRVEEKQPNPMDGMTEEQKEYEAMKLVSMFDKLSREQIIQPMGVTSDGRLEALDEAAQKMLQQQESSDLESDSD; this is encoded by the exons ATGGATCTGGATGGCATTCTGGAGAAGCTGGAAGCAGGGGAGCAGGAGCTGGTCCAGAAGACCCTGATGGAGTATAATAAGGAG aattcacagtgttttttctttaatgcaGAACAGAGGGAGCAGCGTAAG TTCAAGAAAAAGAAATTCCGGGACTGGGTCGCCAAATCTGACTCTGACTATGATTCTGATTACTCAGATGATCAGGAGGTCAAGATGCGAGAG AAACTTGGAGAGATGGTAATAAAGATCTTGGAACGAGACCTGCAGCCTTCTTGTCAGGTGGTCTGCTTGGAAACTATCCGCATTTTATCTCGGGACAAGCACGGCTTGTCCTCCTTCACCACCCCTTCAGCAATGCACATCCTCGCTCAGTACGCGGGGCTGGACTATTCAGAAGAGGTCGAAGTTCCACGTATCCCAGACAGCGAGAGCGTCGTTGAAGCGCTGAAGGGACTGTGCAACATCATATATAACAGCGTGGAAGCCCAGGAGATGGCCAAGGAGCTGCGTCTGGTGCGTGGCCTAGCTCGACGTCTAAAGCTATATAATGAAACCCGGTCGTCCCACGAGAGCAAGTTCTTCGACCTTCGACTTCTCTTCCTCCTCACTGCTCTGAGGGTGGATGTGCGGAGACAGCTGGCCCAAGAGCTCAGGGGTGTGAGTCTCCTAACCGATGCCTTGGAAAGTACCCTGGCACTGAAGTGGTCTGATATTTACGAGGTGGTGACAGACCGTCTCGCTCCTCCTCTGGGCAAAGAGGAGACGGAGAGGGTTATGGAAATCCTGAAGACCCTCTTCAACATCACCTTTGACATCAGCCGCAGAGAGGTAGACGAG GAAGACGCTGCTCTCTATCGCCACCTGGCAGCTATCCTCAGGCACTGCTTGCTCCGGCAGAGCGATGGGGAGGACCGAACAGAAGAGTTTCATGG ACACACCGTGAACCTTCTGGTTAACCTACCCCTCATGTGCCTCGATGTTCTGCTGACCCCCAAAGTAGAGCATGGCTCGGTGGAGTACATGGGAATGAACATGGACACGGTAGAAGTCCTCCTACAGTTCCTCGACAGAAGACTGGACAGG GGTCACAAGTTACGGGAAACATTAACGCCCGTCCTAAACCTGCTCACGGAAAGTTCACGAGTTCATCGCGAGACGCGAAAGTTCCTCCGCGCAAAG GTTCTTCCACCTCTGAGAGATGTGAAAAATCGCCCGGAAGTGGGTAACACGCTGCGCAATAAGCTGGTGCGACTGATGACGCACGTCGATACAGACGTGAAGCATTGTGCCGCCGAGTTCCTGTTTGTCCTTTGCAAGGAAAACG TGTCTCGTTTCGTGAAATATACGGGCTACGGCAATGCGGCCGGCTTGCTTGCTGCACGTGGACTCCTGGCAGGCGGACGAGGGGAAGGTCATTACTCAGAAGACGAGGACACCGATACAGAAGAGTACAGAGAAGCCAAACCCAA cATTAACCCTGTGACTGGCCGTGTAGAAGAAAAGCAACCCAACCCAATGGACGGAATGACAGAAGAACAGAAGGAGTACGAGGCCATGAAGCTAGTCAGTATGTTTGACAAATTATCCAG GGAACAGATCATCCAGCCGATGGGGGTAACGTCCGACGGTAGATTAGAAGCTCTGGATGAGGCCGCGCAGAAGATGCTGCAACAACAAGAGTCATCGGACTTGGAGTCCGACTCGGACTAA
- the RIC8A gene encoding synembryn-A isoform X1 — protein MDLDGILEKLEAGEQELVQKTLMEYNKENSQCFFFNAEQREQRKKLGEMVIKILERDLQPSCQVVCLETIRILSRDKHGLSSFTTPSAMHILAQYAGLDYSEEVEVPRIPDSESVVEALKGLCNIIYNSVEAQEMAKELRLVRGLARRLKLYNETRSSHESKFFDLRLLFLLTALRVDVRRQLAQELRGVSLLTDALESTLALKWSDIYEVVTDRLAPPLGKEETERVMEILKTLFNITFDISRREVDEEDAALYRHLAAILRHCLLRQSDGEDRTEEFHGHTVNLLVNLPLMCLDVLLTPKVEHGSVEYMGMNMDTVEVLLQFLDRRLDRGHKLRETLTPVLNLLTESSRVHRETRKFLRAKVLPPLRDVKNRPEVGNTLRNKLVRLMTHVDTDVKHCAAEFLFVLCKENVSRFVKYTGYGNAAGLLAARGLLAGGRGEGHYSEDEDTDTEEYREAKPNINPVTGRVEEKQPNPMDGMTEEQKEYEAMKLVSMFDKLSSREQIIQPMGVTSDGRLEALDEAAQKMLQQQESSDLESDSD, from the exons ATGGATCTGGATGGCATTCTGGAGAAGCTGGAAGCAGGGGAGCAGGAGCTGGTCCAGAAGACCCTGATGGAGTATAATAAGGAG aattcacagtgttttttctttaatgcaGAACAGAGGGAGCAGCGTAAG AAACTTGGAGAGATGGTAATAAAGATCTTGGAACGAGACCTGCAGCCTTCTTGTCAGGTGGTCTGCTTGGAAACTATCCGCATTTTATCTCGGGACAAGCACGGCTTGTCCTCCTTCACCACCCCTTCAGCAATGCACATCCTCGCTCAGTACGCGGGGCTGGACTATTCAGAAGAGGTCGAAGTTCCACGTATCCCAGACAGCGAGAGCGTCGTTGAAGCGCTGAAGGGACTGTGCAACATCATATATAACAGCGTGGAAGCCCAGGAGATGGCCAAGGAGCTGCGTCTGGTGCGTGGCCTAGCTCGACGTCTAAAGCTATATAATGAAACCCGGTCGTCCCACGAGAGCAAGTTCTTCGACCTTCGACTTCTCTTCCTCCTCACTGCTCTGAGGGTGGATGTGCGGAGACAGCTGGCCCAAGAGCTCAGGGGTGTGAGTCTCCTAACCGATGCCTTGGAAAGTACCCTGGCACTGAAGTGGTCTGATATTTACGAGGTGGTGACAGACCGTCTCGCTCCTCCTCTGGGCAAAGAGGAGACGGAGAGGGTTATGGAAATCCTGAAGACCCTCTTCAACATCACCTTTGACATCAGCCGCAGAGAGGTAGACGAG GAAGACGCTGCTCTCTATCGCCACCTGGCAGCTATCCTCAGGCACTGCTTGCTCCGGCAGAGCGATGGGGAGGACCGAACAGAAGAGTTTCATGG ACACACCGTGAACCTTCTGGTTAACCTACCCCTCATGTGCCTCGATGTTCTGCTGACCCCCAAAGTAGAGCATGGCTCGGTGGAGTACATGGGAATGAACATGGACACGGTAGAAGTCCTCCTACAGTTCCTCGACAGAAGACTGGACAGG GGTCACAAGTTACGGGAAACATTAACGCCCGTCCTAAACCTGCTCACGGAAAGTTCACGAGTTCATCGCGAGACGCGAAAGTTCCTCCGCGCAAAG GTTCTTCCACCTCTGAGAGATGTGAAAAATCGCCCGGAAGTGGGTAACACGCTGCGCAATAAGCTGGTGCGACTGATGACGCACGTCGATACAGACGTGAAGCATTGTGCCGCCGAGTTCCTGTTTGTCCTTTGCAAGGAAAACG TGTCTCGTTTCGTGAAATATACGGGCTACGGCAATGCGGCCGGCTTGCTTGCTGCACGTGGACTCCTGGCAGGCGGACGAGGGGAAGGTCATTACTCAGAAGACGAGGACACCGATACAGAAGAGTACAGAGAAGCCAAACCCAA cATTAACCCTGTGACTGGCCGTGTAGAAGAAAAGCAACCCAACCCAATGGACGGAATGACAGAAGAACAGAAGGAGTACGAGGCCATGAAGCTAGTCAGTATGTTTGACAAATTATCCAG CAGGGAACAGATCATCCAGCCGATGGGGGTAACGTCCGACGGTAGATTAGAAGCTCTGGATGAGGCCGCGCAGAAGATGCTGCAACAACAAGAGTCATCGGACTTGGAGTCCGACTCGGACTAA